The following are from one region of the Stutzerimonas stutzeri genome:
- a CDS encoding type III pantothenate kinase: MILELDCGNSFVKWRVITEPGASPVAEGVSTQADELARQLSDRNVGGISRCRLVSVRSDEETAAIVSVLSASLSVDVAIARPANSIAGVVNGYNDPWRLGLDRWLAIVAAYELCKRACLVVDLGTAITVDLVARDGAHLGGYIAPGIALLRGQLFAHTRRIRYDRSETESALDDLAPGKDTAEGVERGCLLMARSYVSSQIALARNYLGDDFAIYVTGGDVALVADFPSVNCVPDLVFRGLAIACP, encoded by the coding sequence ATGATTCTTGAGCTCGACTGTGGGAACAGCTTCGTCAAATGGCGAGTAATTACCGAGCCTGGCGCCTCCCCAGTTGCGGAGGGGGTTTCGACCCAGGCCGACGAGCTTGCACGACAATTGTCTGATCGAAACGTTGGCGGAATTTCGCGCTGCCGATTGGTCAGTGTAAGGAGTGACGAGGAAACCGCTGCGATAGTGAGTGTGCTCTCTGCATCCTTGAGCGTGGACGTGGCCATAGCCCGCCCAGCCAATAGCATTGCTGGAGTAGTGAATGGTTACAACGACCCCTGGCGGTTAGGTTTGGATCGATGGCTAGCCATCGTTGCAGCTTACGAGCTATGTAAGCGAGCTTGCCTTGTCGTCGACCTGGGCACGGCCATTACGGTTGATTTGGTCGCTCGCGACGGGGCGCACCTTGGTGGCTATATCGCACCTGGCATCGCTCTGCTGCGCGGCCAGTTGTTCGCTCATACCCGTCGTATACGGTACGATCGCTCAGAAACAGAGAGTGCGCTGGACGATCTGGCTCCAGGTAAAGACACTGCAGAGGGAGTCGAGAGGGGCTGCCTCCTGATGGCTCGTAGTTACGTTTCTAGCCAAATTGCCCTCGCCCGGAATTATCTGGGAGATGATTTCGCCATCTACGTCACCGGCGGCGACGTTGCGCTTGTGGCAGATTTCCCCTCGGTGAATTGCGTGCCTGATCTTGTTTTTAGAGGCTTGGCCATAGCCTGCCCATAA